A section of the Arcobacter roscoffensis genome encodes:
- a CDS encoding endonuclease/exonuclease/phosphatase family protein, which yields MNKKIKVATFNIWKNDGDFPTRIYKLNDELRQKNFDIICLQEDYESKEFSSGKHLNKSLDFNYISTRTRTKKRDNKLSSSNLTILSKYKIKLIDEIFFEKNEKEERACQIIQVEVKTKKILLVNTHLSHISSKHRIKQIKAILNAIKQYYSFYDVTMFCGDLNAFPNSKEIQLIKENGFYDDNVQFSHKDGVIIDYIFYKSDENIKVSSKIVLKDYSDHYCLLSTLRFK from the coding sequence TTGAATAAAAAAATAAAAGTAGCAACTTTTAATATTTGGAAAAATGATGGTGATTTCCCCACTAGAATATATAAGTTAAATGATGAGCTAAGACAAAAAAACTTTGATATTATTTGTTTACAAGAAGACTATGAATCAAAAGAGTTTTCAAGTGGTAAACACCTAAATAAAAGCTTGGATTTTAACTATATATCTACAAGAACAAGAACAAAAAAAAGAGATAATAAACTAAGCAGTTCTAACCTTACTATACTTTCAAAATACAAAATAAAGTTAATAGATGAGATTTTCTTTGAAAAGAATGAAAAAGAAGAAAGAGCTTGTCAAATAATCCAAGTAGAAGTAAAAACAAAAAAAATACTTCTTGTTAATACTCATTTATCTCATATAAGTTCAAAACATAGAATCAAACAAATAAAAGCTATCTTAAATGCAATAAAACAGTATTATTCTTTTTATGATGTAACTATGTTTTGTGGCGATTTAAATGCTTTTCCAAATTCAAAAGAAATCCAACTTATAAAAGAAAATGGCTTTTATGATGATAATGTTCAGTTCAGCCATAAAGATGGAGTTATTATAGACTACATTTTTTATAAAAGTGATGAAAATATAAAAGTTTCATCTAAAATAGTTTTAAAAGATTATAGTGATCACTACTGCTTACTTAGTACTTTGAGATTTAAATAA
- a CDS encoding MFS transporter → MNIFEKIIEKIFIKGTAKSVIGLGITTTIGYGTLYYSISIMSEEISSYFTWSKSFIFGILSLGILLGGLIAPIVGKILDKHGARWIMSFGSLFCALGLVLLAYVQTKFQFIFAILFLEMVSVLVLYEAAFVAFSQLAGVKARLPIVQITLMAGFASTIFWPLITYLLTVFTWREVYQLLALFHIFIALPIHFFVLKPNMLLDNSLFEDKNFTDCICLEGKQKKNSLIVLAIAFSLLAIPITAMQTQFLAIFKGFGMEAATTVALGALIGPSQVVARVTELSFAKRISPLFTAISSTFLMFFGLIALILSGYDYLVALLFVLLYGAGQGLSDIVRGTLPLYLFGNDGYGKTIGKLNLFRLIVTSMVPFGFAFVLENFGVKIATIGLISVTLIAVLLLLSIKNSVKGVKIEA, encoded by the coding sequence ATGAATATATTTGAAAAGATTATAGAAAAAATATTTATAAAAGGAACAGCTAAATCTGTAATAGGTTTAGGTATTACTACAACAATTGGATATGGTACTTTATACTACTCTATATCCATTATGAGTGAAGAAATTTCAAGTTATTTTACATGGTCTAAGTCATTTATCTTTGGTATTTTATCACTAGGTATTTTACTTGGAGGATTGATAGCTCCTATAGTTGGTAAAATACTTGATAAACATGGGGCAAGATGGATTATGAGTTTTGGCTCACTTTTTTGTGCTTTGGGCTTAGTACTTTTAGCATATGTGCAAACAAAATTTCAATTTATCTTTGCCATACTGTTTTTGGAAATGGTTTCTGTTTTGGTTTTATATGAAGCTGCTTTTGTAGCTTTCTCTCAACTTGCAGGTGTAAAAGCTAGACTTCCTATCGTTCAGATTACACTTATGGCAGGTTTTGCATCTACCATATTTTGGCCCTTGATTACTTATTTACTTACTGTTTTTACTTGGAGAGAAGTTTATCAATTGCTTGCGCTATTTCATATCTTTATAGCTTTGCCTATTCACTTTTTTGTTTTAAAACCAAATATGCTTTTAGATAATAGTTTATTTGAAGATAAAAACTTCACTGATTGTATCTGTCTAGAAGGTAAACAAAAGAAGAATTCTTTGATTGTTTTAGCAATAGCTTTTTCACTTTTAGCAATACCTATTACGGCTATGCAAACACAATTTTTAGCTATCTTTAAAGGTTTTGGTATGGAGGCTGCAACTACTGTAGCTCTTGGTGCTTTAATAGGTCCTTCACAAGTTGTAGCCAGAGTTACAGAACTTAGTTTTGCAAAAAGAATATCACCATTATTTACAGCTATTTCTTCAACTTTTTTGATGTTTTTTGGTTTAATAGCTTTAATTCTTAGTGGTTATGATTATTTAGTAGCTTTATTGTTTGTGCTATTATATGGAGCAGGACAAGGACTAAGTGACATAGTAAGAGGAACACTTCCTTTATATCTTTTTGGAAATGATGGTTATGGTAAAACTATAGGAAAACTAAACCTTTTCAGACTAATAGTTACCTCAATGGTTCCTTTTGGTTTTGCTTTTGTTTTAGAAAACTTTGGAGTTAAGATAGCTACAATAGGACTAATAAGTGTGACTTTAATAGCAGTGCTATTACTGCTAAGTATAAAAAATAGTGTAAAAGGAGTAAAAATTGAAGCTTGA
- a CDS encoding MBL fold metallo-hydrolase: protein MKLEFLGTADSAGFPVHNCQCMVCTYHRDKGLKNLSTSVYIKVDNNVILLDAGIEDISNIFDGNDIKAVFLTHFHADHCLGLLRLRHSAQKINCFHPKDENGFSDLFKHKHSICYNEIEEFKTQTIDDISFTTIPLKHSKNTFGYLIKTKNKTIAYLTDCSGIAKNSLDFLKSQKIDLAFIDACYDERKEVGNHLNYNQASDILDELKVKEGYLMHISHTTLEYILKNKVKLKYKYVKTGDEFYLG, encoded by the coding sequence TTGAAGCTTGAATTTCTAGGAACTGCTGATAGTGCAGGCTTTCCAGTACATAATTGCCAATGTATGGTATGTACATATCACAGAGACAAAGGACTAAAAAATCTATCAACAAGTGTATATATCAAAGTAGATAATAATGTAATACTTTTAGATGCAGGAATAGAAGATATATCAAATATCTTTGATGGAAATGATATAAAAGCTGTATTTCTTACTCACTTTCATGCTGATCATTGTCTAGGGCTTTTAAGACTAAGACACTCAGCTCAAAAAATCAACTGTTTTCACCCAAAAGATGAAAATGGTTTTTCTGATTTGTTTAAACATAAACACTCAATATGTTATAACGAAATAGAAGAGTTCAAAACTCAAACCATCGATGATATAAGCTTTACAACTATTCCTTTAAAACATTCAAAAAACACTTTTGGTTATCTAATAAAAACAAAAAACAAAACCATAGCATACCTAACAGACTGTTCAGGAATAGCAAAAAATAGCCTAGATTTTCTAAAATCACAAAAAATAGACCTAGCTTTCATAGATGCTTGCTATGATGAAAGAAAAGAAGTAGGAAACCACCTAAACTACAATCAAGCAAGTGATATATTAGATGAACTAAAAGTAAAAGAGGGTTATTTGATGCACATCTCGCATACAACTTTAGAGTATATATTAAAAAATAAAGTAAAATTGAAGTATAAGTATGTGAAAACTGGGGATGAGTTTTATTTAGGCTAA
- a CDS encoding DUF2075 domain-containing protein, giving the protein MQRSYYSNNINKFTKEDTNKILGELARYHNHALEDLQKNAWIRQIKLLKQVFFTYTHGYIFFEFAIPRMGKRVDNVIIINDSIFVIEFKVGSTTYDNNAIEQVIDYSQDLKNFHEGSHTQKLFPILIATEAKSFENKIEQLQDKLYKPLLANKNSFFNVIEECLNLRQEYNICPLSWKDSIYKPTPTIIEAAKALYKGHNVQEISRSDSGAINLSITTNKINQIINSSKKTNEKSICFITGVPGAGKTLAGLNIANERMNIDKKEHAVFLSGNGPLVDVLREALTRDEVNNAKKKGQKLTKKEAAIKTHAFIQNIHHFRDDSLVTDKAPIEKVVVFDEAQRAWDQEQTSSFMKRKKGQDNFESSEPRFLIDVMNRHQDWCTIICLIGGGQEINTGEAGLEEWISSLKNHFQDWNIYLSNSIVEDKNYLKDNTLKEWLKENTNINKNLHLSVSVRSFRSEKLSDFVHSILDINTTKATRLYNNFLKNDYPILVTRDFEKAKKWLKSKVIGSERSGVVTSSGAYRLRPFGINVKNQIDAPVWFLNNKDDIRSSYFNEEVATEFDIQGLELDWTCVCWDGDFYFHNNQWVFRKFKGTKWQNINKEIIKSYLLNAYRVLLTRARQGMIIFIPYGSIDDKTRLPEFYDETFNYIKRIGIEEI; this is encoded by the coding sequence TTGCAAAGATCTTATTATTCAAATAATATCAATAAATTTACTAAAGAAGACACAAACAAGATTCTTGGTGAACTAGCAAGATATCATAATCATGCTTTAGAAGATTTACAGAAAAATGCTTGGATAAGACAAATAAAGTTACTAAAACAAGTATTTTTTACTTATACTCATGGATATATTTTTTTTGAATTTGCAATTCCAAGAATGGGAAAGCGTGTCGATAATGTTATTATTATCAATGATTCAATTTTTGTTATTGAATTTAAAGTTGGCTCAACAACATATGACAATAATGCAATAGAGCAAGTTATAGACTATTCACAAGACTTAAAAAACTTTCATGAAGGCAGTCATACTCAAAAGTTATTTCCCATACTTATTGCAACTGAAGCAAAAAGTTTTGAAAATAAAATTGAGCAATTACAAGATAAACTATATAAACCATTACTAGCTAATAAAAATTCTTTTTTTAATGTCATAGAAGAATGTTTAAATTTAAGACAAGAATATAATATATGTCCATTGTCTTGGAAAGACTCAATATATAAACCAACACCAACTATAATTGAAGCAGCTAAAGCATTATATAAAGGTCATAATGTTCAAGAAATTTCAAGATCAGATTCTGGTGCTATTAATTTGTCCATTACAACAAATAAAATTAACCAAATTATAAATAGTTCAAAAAAAACAAATGAGAAATCAATTTGTTTTATTACAGGTGTTCCTGGTGCAGGAAAAACACTTGCAGGCCTAAATATTGCAAATGAAAGAATGAATATTGATAAAAAGGAACATGCAGTTTTTTTATCAGGAAATGGGCCATTAGTTGACGTATTAAGAGAAGCTCTCACAAGAGATGAAGTTAACAATGCAAAAAAGAAAGGGCAAAAGCTAACAAAAAAAGAAGCTGCAATTAAAACACATGCTTTTATTCAAAACATTCACCATTTTAGGGATGACTCATTAGTTACAGATAAAGCACCTATTGAAAAAGTAGTAGTATTTGATGAAGCTCAAAGAGCTTGGGATCAAGAACAAACCAGTTCTTTTATGAAAAGAAAAAAAGGGCAAGATAATTTTGAGTCATCAGAACCGAGGTTTTTAATTGATGTAATGAATAGGCATCAAGATTGGTGTACAATAATTTGCTTAATAGGTGGTGGACAAGAGATAAATACGGGTGAGGCAGGATTAGAAGAATGGATTAGTTCGTTGAAAAATCATTTTCAAGATTGGAATATATATTTATCAAATTCAATAGTAGAAGATAAAAACTACTTGAAAGATAATACATTAAAAGAGTGGTTAAAAGAAAATACTAATATAAATAAAAACTTACACCTATCTGTTTCAGTTAGATCTTTTCGCTCAGAAAAACTATCTGATTTTGTTCACTCTATTTTAGATATTAACACAACAAAGGCTACGAGATTATATAATAACTTTTTAAAAAATGATTATCCTATATTGGTCACAAGAGATTTCGAGAAAGCAAAAAAATGGTTAAAATCAAAAGTAATTGGAAGTGAAAGAAGTGGTGTAGTTACTTCATCTGGGGCATATCGTTTAAGGCCATTTGGTATAAATGTAAAAAACCAGATTGATGCCCCAGTTTGGTTCTTAAATAATAAAGATGATATTAGGTCTTCATACTTCAATGAAGAAGTTGCAACTGAATTTGATATTCAAGGACTAGAACTTGATTGGACATGTGTATGCTGGGATGGAGATTTTTATTTTCATAACAACCAATGGGTATTTAGAAAATTTAAGGGTACAAAATGGCAGAATATCAATAAAGAAATAATAAAAAGTTATTTATTAAATGCATATAGAGTTTTGCTAACTAGAGCTAGGCAAGGAATGATAATATTTATACCTTATGGATCAATAGATGACAAAACACGATTACCAGAATTTTATGATGAAACATTTAATTACATAAAAAGAATTGGGATAGAAGAGATATAA
- a CDS encoding NAD(P)-binding protein, which yields MNIAIIGAGFSGCYLYNRFRKENHDIKIFEKSRGCGGRLSTKYIGDKFVDHGTPYFETKEPDFIYFANRFERKGILRKEKNKYFPTNGINKFCSSMINKKDLIKQTKITKCIKKESLWYLYDEKSKCYEAFDLLILTIPAPQVLEMDIQIDDKIADDLSKVKYNSIATLILHDDNEFKINEDLYSSQFFKKVVNNSEKYDYKDFSSYVFHSNESFSTNNNDKNKEDLGVQIYNYIDYFQKTKLPKSIYHISHLWKYATVKEGLKSKYYLNNEKDLAFCGDYFEKANLEGSFLSAKALGDELVK from the coding sequence ATGAACATAGCTATAATTGGAGCAGGTTTTAGTGGATGCTACTTATATAATAGATTTAGAAAAGAAAATCATGATATTAAAATTTTTGAAAAATCAAGAGGATGTGGAGGAAGACTAAGTACTAAATATATTGGTGATAAGTTTGTAGATCATGGTACACCCTACTTTGAAACTAAAGAACCTGACTTTATTTACTTTGCAAATAGATTTGAAAGAAAAGGCATATTAAGAAAAGAGAAAAACAAATACTTCCCTACAAATGGTATAAATAAATTTTGTTCTTCAATGATAAATAAAAAAGATTTAATAAAACAAACAAAGATAACAAAGTGCATAAAAAAAGAGTCTTTATGGTATTTGTATGATGAAAAGTCAAAATGTTATGAAGCTTTTGATTTACTTATATTAACTATTCCAGCCCCACAAGTTTTAGAAATGGATATACAAATAGATGATAAAATAGCCGATGATTTATCAAAAGTAAAATACAATTCAATAGCAACACTTATACTTCATGATGATAATGAGTTCAAAATAAATGAAGATTTATATAGCTCGCAATTCTTTAAAAAAGTAGTAAACAATAGTGAAAAATACGACTACAAAGATTTTTCAAGTTATGTATTTCATTCAAATGAAAGCTTTTCTACAAATAACAATGACAAAAATAAAGAAGATTTAGGAGTACAAATATACAACTATATAGACTATTTCCAAAAAACAAAACTACCTAAATCCATATACCATATTTCACATCTTTGGAAATATGCAACTGTAAAAGAAGGACTTAAAAGTAAGTACTACCTAAATAATGAAAAAGATTTAGCTTTTTGTGGAGACTACTTCGAGAAAGCAAACTTAGAAGGAAGTTTTCTAAGTGCTAAGGCTTTGGGAGATGAGTTAGTAAAATAA
- a CDS encoding ABC1 kinase family protein: MTVYLVIKKKESFMWIKPLDPKGLKNTTISLGASFIKLAQVLATRADFFSEDYLSELRELHDQLPTMSDDSFQRVFERAFSNTPFKKFDKKAIASASIGQVHIAKLKDGQKVAVKLRREGIKQRVIADINIISFFNKIFKPLFSHYTKNSIEAVIVEFSSMIRQEVSLTTELQNLKKFSHTYKDENIGFPKPYEQYCSDDALVMSYEEGFRFDDKKSILKYNIDFNKIIANLVSFYTTQMLIKGYFHADPHPGNILITKEGNITMLDFGMVKTVPNNKRVAIIELIKAANEQDYELYISASKRLGTIAYEAPTSELAEFTSKMFDIFSNDNLDSESMQELAFEVLESTRNMPFKLPSDAIYILRVSAIIEGLGTTYIENFNGVKDILPILRDNLPKALGAKDSIVETIIDEIKDIPFTIKDLKSTLKQASEGDLEVQVSQNQLEYLTKEVKEYLKPKFVSLSLMISSIFILLLDKDYKEIAIGLFVFALARIIYK, encoded by the coding sequence ATGACTGTTTATTTAGTTATTAAGAAAAAAGAGAGTTTTATGTGGATCAAACCTCTTGACCCTAAAGGCTTAAAAAACACTACTATAAGCTTAGGCGCTAGTTTCATAAAATTGGCTCAAGTTCTGGCAACTAGGGCTGATTTTTTTAGTGAAGATTACTTAAGTGAATTAAGAGAACTTCACGACCAACTTCCAACAATGTCAGATGACAGTTTCCAAAGGGTATTTGAAAGAGCATTTTCAAATACTCCTTTTAAGAAATTTGACAAAAAAGCTATTGCTTCTGCATCCATAGGACAAGTACATATTGCAAAATTAAAAGATGGACAAAAAGTTGCTGTAAAACTTAGACGTGAGGGAATAAAACAAAGAGTTATTGCTGATATAAATATCATCTCTTTTTTTAATAAAATATTCAAACCCCTATTTTCACATTATACAAAAAACTCAATAGAAGCTGTAATTGTAGAGTTTTCATCTATGATAAGACAAGAAGTAAGTTTAACAACAGAGCTTCAAAACTTAAAAAAGTTTTCTCACACTTATAAAGATGAAAATATAGGCTTTCCAAAACCTTACGAGCAATACTGTAGTGATGATGCTCTTGTTATGAGCTATGAAGAAGGCTTTAGGTTTGATGATAAAAAATCAATACTTAAATATAATATAGATTTTAACAAGATTATCGCAAACTTAGTAAGCTTCTATACAACTCAAATGTTAATAAAAGGTTATTTTCACGCTGATCCTCATCCTGGAAATATTCTTATTACAAAAGAGGGAAATATAACTATGCTCGATTTTGGTATGGTAAAAACAGTACCAAATAATAAAAGAGTTGCAATTATTGAGCTTATAAAAGCTGCAAATGAACAAGACTATGAACTATATATTAGTGCGAGTAAAAGACTTGGGACTATTGCCTATGAAGCCCCTACAAGTGAACTTGCAGAGTTTACAAGTAAGATGTTTGATATTTTCTCAAATGATAATCTTGATAGTGAATCTATGCAAGAACTAGCTTTTGAAGTTTTAGAAAGCACTAGAAATATGCCTTTTAAACTTCCAAGTGATGCGATATATATCTTAAGAGTTAGTGCTATTATCGAAGGTCTTGGAACTACATATATTGAAAACTTCAATGGTGTAAAAGATATTCTACCTATCTTAAGAGATAATCTTCCAAAAGCTCTTGGAGCAAAAGACTCAATAGTTGAAACTATCATCGATGAAATAAAAGATATACCTTTTACAATCAAAGATTTAAAATCAACTTTAAAACAAGCAAGTGAAGGTGATCTTGAAGTACAAGTTTCACAAAATCAGTTGGAGTACCTAACAAAAGAAGTAAAAGAGTATCTAAAACCAAAGTTCGTATCTTTGTCTTTGATGATAAGTTCAATTTTTATTCTTCTTTTAGATAAAGATTACAAAGAAATAGCAATAGGTCTATTTGTTTTTGCACTTGCAAGAATAATATACAAGTAA
- a CDS encoding TIGR03643 family protein gives MYYKKLHKPKKPKELESDMQEFDDNRLIEMAWQDRTTFDAIYLQYGLTENQVKKRMKKLLSKDGFKRWRKRVHGRATKHKTKVHHKPDRFQGPW, from the coding sequence ATGTACTATAAAAAACTTCACAAACCTAAAAAGCCTAAAGAGTTAGAAAGTGATATGCAAGAATTTGATGATAACAGACTAATAGAAATGGCTTGGCAAGACAGAACAACTTTTGATGCAATATACCTTCAATACGGACTTACAGAAAATCAAGTCAAAAAAAGAATGAAAAAATTACTAAGTAAAGATGGTTTTAAAAGATGGAGAAAAAGAGTTCATGGAAGAGCTACAAAACATAAAACAAAAGTTCATCATAAACCAGATAGATTTCAAGGTCCATGGTAA
- a CDS encoding lipocalin family protein, which translates to MKNILILLVTAFLFFGCSSKNPPLETVNKVDIQKYLGTWYEIARFEHRFEEGCKNVKANYSLKDNGDIKVINSCTQIKTGEKTEATGVAYAVDETNSKLRVSFFRPFYGDYWVLMLDEEYKYALVGSPNREYLWILSRTKTISDETKNNILAKLPALKFDASKFIWTIQD; encoded by the coding sequence ATGAAAAATATATTAATTCTTTTAGTTACTGCATTTTTATTTTTTGGATGTAGTTCAAAAAATCCTCCTTTAGAGACAGTAAATAAAGTTGACATACAAAAATATCTTGGAACTTGGTATGAAATAGCAAGGTTCGAGCATAGATTTGAAGAAGGTTGTAAAAATGTAAAAGCAAACTATTCTTTAAAAGATAATGGCGATATAAAAGTAATAAACTCTTGTACTCAAATAAAAACAGGTGAAAAAACTGAGGCAACTGGTGTTGCATATGCAGTTGACGAAACAAATAGTAAACTAAGAGTTAGTTTCTTTAGGCCATTTTATGGGGATTATTGGGTTTTAATGCTTGATGAAGAGTATAAATATGCACTTGTTGGATCACCAAATAGAGAATATTTATGGATATTATCAAGAACAAAAACTATAAGTGATGAAACTAAAAATAATATTTTAGCAAAACTTCCAGCGTTAAAGTTTGATGCTTCAAAATTTATATGGACTATTCAGGATTAA
- a CDS encoding TIGR03915 family putative DNA repair protein, whose translation MILQYDGSFEGFLSLVYEVFYKKYKPNKILRSEPKTLILEEIKLIKTDEENALKVLKAIEEKFDKKSYEKIINTFMCDTKEFELELLAFVIYGFKNKSELFNINNSSVFYIDNLQKELFRHVHKMTGFTRFEELEDGTLYAKIETKFNVVYFLGKHFFKRLNNQKYIIHDINRKVAFIKNDYYIGVKEVLDFEEPKVSDDEQMFQNLWNTFFKAVSIDERKNEKCQKNYVPLLYRKYMTEFI comes from the coding sequence ATGATTTTACAATATGATGGAAGTTTTGAAGGCTTTTTAAGTCTTGTATATGAGGTGTTTTATAAAAAGTATAAACCTAATAAAATATTAAGAAGTGAACCTAAAACCTTGATTTTAGAAGAGATAAAACTCATAAAAACAGATGAAGAAAATGCCCTAAAAGTACTAAAAGCAATTGAAGAAAAATTTGATAAAAAGTCTTATGAAAAAATTATTAATACATTTATGTGTGACACAAAAGAGTTTGAATTAGAACTTTTAGCATTTGTTATTTATGGCTTTAAAAACAAAAGTGAACTTTTTAATATAAACAATTCTTCAGTTTTTTATATAGATAATCTACAAAAAGAATTATTTAGACACGTACATAAAATGACTGGTTTTACGAGGTTTGAAGAGCTAGAAGATGGAACTTTATATGCAAAAATTGAAACAAAATTTAATGTAGTATATTTTTTAGGTAAGCATTTTTTTAAAAGGTTAAATAATCAAAAGTACATAATACATGATATAAATAGAAAAGTGGCTTTCATAAAAAATGATTATTATATTGGAGTAAAAGAAGTTTTAGATTTTGAAGAACCAAAGGTTTCTGATGACGAACAAATGTTTCAAAACTTATGGAATACCTTTTTCAAAGCTGTAAGTATAGATGAGCGAAAAAATGAAAAATGTCAAAAAAACTATGTTCCCCTACTTTATAGAAAGTATATGACAGAATTTATTTAA